One window of Pleurodeles waltl isolate 20211129_DDA chromosome 3_1, aPleWal1.hap1.20221129, whole genome shotgun sequence genomic DNA carries:
- the LOC138283216 gene encoding uncharacterized protein, translated as MKRYNPIARKAASSGALNTIGRYYRTLAPLTMDENAQQDVPATQDTDVTGFEEELCYRLEKLNLKAVSTQISPIKGPDSDSNASKDELSVASNFIDIEDVEECVAPPNSPIYEDMGDQEATESEAVIVQPSGVSSGTVSAPMDLCDSQDFRGASECDANMENVAEESEPLEGSTPKVNAVNFYCLCCSRQSGSVTSQNKEPRKKCVCTYTSHDFEKEAPGVPWATIWPVKGFAAAAVNACVKRDYYDLCYGHKINAPQQDAHECLYDAYTPRIIRHICSRIDPHRLYRLLRVVYGLSAVKKGVHSDMIKVLAAAVNEIRYAAEPCSKLDRMHGMCPHFDISMLERVIKRRMCDIYNKNRRMKSLAPRKLF; from the exons atgaagagatacaatccgatcgcaagaaaagcagcctcctcaggggccctgaacactattggtagatattaccggaccctcgcccctcttacgatggatgagaatgcacaacaggatgtccctgccacccaagataccgatgttaccggttttgaagaggaactttgctaccggcttgaaaagctcaacctcaaggctgtgtcgacccagatatcccctattaaggggcccgacagcgacagcaatgcctcgaaagatgaattaagtgttgcatctaacttcatagacattgaagatgttgaagaatgtgtagcaccaccgaattcgcccatctatgaagacatgggcgaccaggaggccaccgagtcagaggccgttattgtacagccgtcaggtgtaagctccggcactgtttctgccccaatggacctctgcgactcccaggatttcagaggagcctctgagtgtgatgcgaatatggag aacgtagctgaagaaagtgagcctctagaagggtcaactccaaaggttaacgccgtaaatttttactgcttatgctgttccagacagtctggaagtgttacaagccagaacaaagagcctcgtaagaaatgtgtctgcacctacactagccacgattttgaaaaggaagctccgggcgtaccctgggccaccatatggccagttaaaggttttgcagcggccgctgtgaacgcctgtgttaaacgggattattatgatctttgttacgggcataaaattaatgcgcCTCAACAGGATGCTCATGAAtgtttatacgatgcatacacaccaagaataattcgccacatttgtagtcgGATAGACCCTCACCGGTTATATaggttgttaagggttgtgtatgggctgtcggctgtgaagaaaggtgtccacagtgatatgattaaggtcttggctgcggctgtcaatgagatccgatacgctgctgagccctgctcaaaactcgaccgcatgcatggtatgtgtccccactttgacataagtatgttagaacgggttataaaaagacgaatgtgtgacatttataataaaaacagaagaatgaagtctctagccccacgaaagctgttttag